From a single Herbiconiux sp. SALV-R1 genomic region:
- a CDS encoding DUF5997 family protein, translated as MNAEKTPQTMKPTTAAKKLGIYLPAAPAEFQEAPVSRSTLNELLESPPEWLVELRRTGPHPRDIVARKLGVSISGLARAGVTEALTTDEITALLQSPPEWLVNERRIQAEVRAENRRVKDVKLGKAAAAADRAADA; from the coding sequence ATGAACGCCGAGAAGACACCGCAGACCATGAAGCCCACCACCGCGGCCAAGAAGCTCGGCATCTACCTGCCCGCCGCGCCGGCTGAGTTCCAGGAGGCTCCGGTGTCGCGGTCGACGCTCAACGAACTGCTCGAGTCGCCTCCGGAGTGGTTGGTCGAGCTGCGGCGCACGGGACCGCACCCGCGCGATATCGTCGCCCGCAAGCTCGGGGTGTCGATCTCGGGCCTGGCGCGCGCCGGGGTCACGGAGGCCCTCACCACCGACGAGATCACGGCGCTGCTGCAGTCCCCGCCCGAGTGGCTCGTGAACGAGCGCCGCATCCAGGCCGAGGTGCGCGCCGAGAACCGCCGCGTCAAAGACGTCAAACTCGGCAAGGCCGCCGCCGCAGCCGACCGCGCCGCCGACGCCTGA
- a CDS encoding LysR family transcriptional regulator substrate-binding protein: protein MDTPQPHPQPRPLRVTFAPGVTPAKWFRIWEDRLPDVPLAITPLDSLPDATSLAVTALQNDDADVALIRLPLPDGEGTAPTAPRLHAIPLYTEQPVVVVPKDHEIALVESISLAEIAELGRLDEAKGRPGVSYLEIAAGASGGTDAMELVSAGVGFVIAPKPVARLYSRRDVVARELVGDGSEAHERRVALVWRADLEPEREALVDEFMGIVRGRTANSTRGADTVAAIEREKARKPTAAAKEKAAEARAAKSRAGGGGASSKKRAQPGRTRPTPRGKGRRSR from the coding sequence ATGGACACGCCGCAGCCGCACCCCCAGCCCCGCCCCCTCCGCGTCACCTTCGCCCCCGGCGTCACCCCGGCCAAGTGGTTCCGCATCTGGGAAGACCGCCTCCCCGACGTGCCCCTCGCCATCACACCCCTCGACTCGCTGCCCGACGCCACCTCCCTCGCCGTCACTGCCCTGCAGAACGACGACGCCGACGTCGCGCTCATCCGTCTCCCCCTCCCCGACGGAGAAGGAACGGCACCCACCGCACCCCGCCTCCACGCCATCCCCCTCTACACCGAGCAGCCCGTCGTCGTCGTGCCCAAAGACCACGAGATCGCCCTCGTCGAGAGCATCTCCCTTGCCGAGATCGCCGAGCTGGGCCGCCTCGACGAAGCCAAGGGCCGGCCTGGCGTGAGCTACCTCGAGATCGCTGCGGGTGCATCCGGCGGCACGGATGCGATGGAACTCGTCTCCGCCGGCGTCGGCTTCGTCATCGCCCCCAAGCCGGTGGCGAGGCTCTACTCCCGGCGCGACGTGGTGGCGCGCGAGCTGGTGGGCGACGGGTCGGAGGCGCACGAGCGCCGGGTCGCCCTGGTCTGGCGGGCCGATCTCGAACCCGAACGGGAGGCGCTCGTCGACGAGTTCATGGGCATCGTTCGCGGACGCACCGCCAACAGCACCCGCGGCGCCGACACCGTCGCCGCCATCGAACGCGAGAAGGCCCGCAAACCCACCGCCGCGGCCAAGGAGAAGGCCGCCGAGGCCCGCGCCGCGAAGTCCCGCGCGGGCGGCGGCGGTGCCTCTTCGAAGAAGCGCGCCCAACCCGGCCGCACCCGCCCCACCCCCCGAGGCAAGGGCCGCCGCTCCCGCTGA
- a CDS encoding diacylglycerol kinase family protein: MDEHSHAGAGEKSPRDGGGDSAGVEAAGASSREQGAGVEAAGTRAGTGIRVAGAHGATPDTALRHAAIVVNPVKVDAAKLRMLVSAAEKAAGWGETRWYETTVDDAGAEVTRQAVAAGASVVMAAGGDGTVRAVAEGLRGSATALGLLPVGTGNLLARNLGLNLTNVEQAIGTVFGGVDRAIDVGVSVFTRENGDVDENVFIVMAGLGLDAKMIAKTNTQLKKRVGWLAYVDGIGRALPELKPVKLRFRVDGGPWKSTSAHTVIVGNCGVLPGGILLIPDAKPDDGLLDIVALRPEGPFGWLKVWNKIAFENGVLRRSAAGRRIIDLNNDVRSVRYSTAREFELTLDGHEDIQLDGDAWGRASAVHTWVEPGALLVRVPRG; this comes from the coding sequence AGAAGTCACCTCGCGATGGGGGCGGCGACAGCGCGGGCGTCGAGGCTGCCGGCGCGAGCTCGCGCGAGCAGGGTGCGGGCGTCGAGGCGGCGGGCACCCGCGCGGGCACGGGCATCCGCGTCGCCGGTGCCCACGGCGCAACCCCCGACACCGCCCTCCGGCACGCGGCCATCGTCGTGAACCCCGTCAAGGTCGACGCCGCCAAGCTCCGGATGCTCGTGAGCGCCGCCGAGAAGGCCGCCGGCTGGGGCGAGACCCGCTGGTACGAGACGACCGTCGACGACGCCGGGGCGGAGGTGACGCGCCAGGCGGTGGCGGCAGGAGCATCCGTCGTCATGGCAGCGGGCGGCGACGGCACCGTGCGCGCGGTCGCCGAAGGGCTGCGTGGATCGGCGACGGCCCTCGGCCTGCTGCCCGTCGGCACCGGCAACCTGCTCGCCCGCAACCTCGGGCTCAACCTCACGAACGTCGAGCAGGCCATCGGCACCGTGTTCGGCGGCGTCGACCGCGCCATCGACGTGGGCGTCTCGGTGTTCACGCGGGAGAACGGCGACGTCGACGAGAACGTGTTCATCGTGATGGCGGGGCTCGGCCTCGACGCGAAGATGATCGCGAAGACCAACACGCAGCTGAAGAAGAGGGTGGGCTGGCTGGCCTACGTCGACGGCATCGGGCGGGCGCTGCCCGAGCTGAAGCCCGTGAAACTGCGGTTCAGGGTCGACGGCGGGCCGTGGAAGTCGACGAGCGCGCACACGGTGATCGTGGGGAACTGCGGGGTGCTGCCGGGGGGCATCCTGCTCATTCCCGATGCGAAGCCTGACGACGGGCTGCTCGACATCGTGGCGCTGCGGCCCGAGGGGCCGTTCGGGTGGCTGAAGGTGTGGAACAAGATCGCGTTCGAGAACGGGGTGCTGCGGCGGTCGGCGGCCGGGCGGCGCATCATCGACCTCAACAACGACGTGCGCTCGGTGCGCTACAGCACGGCGCGCGAGTTCGAGTTGACGCTCGACGGGCACGAGGACATCCAGCTCGACGGTGATGCGTGGGGGCGCGCGAGCGCGGTGCACACGTGGGTGGAGCCGGGGGCGCTGCTGGTGCGGGTGCCGCGGGGCTGA